In Ctenopharyngodon idella isolate HZGC_01 chromosome 1, HZGC01, whole genome shotgun sequence, a single genomic region encodes these proteins:
- the LOC127511394 gene encoding zinc finger protein 883-like gives MAFGQEMLTMKAQMDVICCKSVGTDLSMLDIEDFISEICQLKKEVASLEAKLRERGDKPNREDLEKVSVCVTDGTEAQDSVWRSRDTQDSELSLTLLCYTDAQDHGSADQTSDCNAGEQQMLQTPLKMCSVKLVDCRNLIESRGEKTTAEEQQQSHEEEEEEEDDDDDDFVPSAVEDDNTGSSSDGETASTSKERQTGTDCGKTFSKQENLARHERKNKKQKTFTCKICDISFSSLEERKLHSTEHSIKKEFRCEQCGKDFFTTLYNMRAHINTHNEKTLQCNVCNKYFRTKQHLSMHKRVHTGEKPYQCPHCEKSFGRGSYLKSHLLIHTNERPYQCIKCGKTFTNSTSLKSHQKIHSDFKPYQCPHCEKSFNQGSHLKNHLLIHTNERPHQCSECGKNFINSASLKSHQKIHSDFKPYQCSHCEKRFHHSTHRKTHERIHTGEKPYLCSYCGKSFASPYSFKVHLRVHTGERPYHCSDCGKSFYKLSDLKIHQRTHTGEKPFKCSHCNRTFTRSSDLKIHKRWHTGEKPYRCSICGESFSFKWAFQSHQKKHTDPETS, from the exons ATGGCCTTTGGACAGGAA atgttGACCATGAAAGCACAGATGGATGTGATCTGCTGTAAATCAGTAGGAACTGATCTGTCCATGCTGGATATTGAGGATTTCATCAGTGAAATCTGTCAGCTGAAGAAAGAGGTGGCGTCACTGGAGGCAAAGCTGAGAGAAAGAGGAGACAAACCCAACAGAGAG GATCTGGAGAAGGTTTCAGTGTGTGTGACTGACGGGACAGAAGCTCAGGATTCAGTCTGGAGATCCAGAGACACACAGGACTCAGAGCTCAGCCTCACTTTACTGTGTTATACTGACGCTCAGGATCATGGATCCGCTGATCAAACCTCTGACTGTAACGCTGGAGAACAGCAGATGCTGCAGACGCCGCTGAAGATGTGCTCCGTCAAACTGGTGGACTGCAGGAACCTGATAGAGAGCAGAGGAGAAAAAACCACAGCAGAGGAACAACAACAGAGccatgaggaggaggaggaggaggaagatgatgacgatgatgacTTTGTTCCTTCAG CTGTAGAAGATGACAACACTGGTTCATCTTCTGATGGAGAAACTGCCTCTACATCCAAAGAGCGACAGACAGGGACCGACTGTGGAAAAACATTCAGCAAACAGGAAAATTTAGCAAGACatgagagaaaaaacaaaaaacagaaaaccttCACGTGTAAGATATGCGACATCAGCTTTTCTAGCTTAGAAGAGAGAAAACTTCATTCAACAGAGCACAGCATAAAGAAGGAGTTTCGCTGCGAACAGTGCGGGAAGGATTTTTTCACCACTCTTTATAATATGAGAGctcatataaacacacacaatgaaaAGACTTTACAATGCAACGTGTGTAACAAGTATTTCCGAACCAAACAACATCTTTCAATGCATAAGAGAGTCCACACAGGAGAAAAGCCGTACCAGTGCCCTCACTGCGAGAAAAGCTTTGGCCGGGGATCCTATCTGAAGAGCCATCTACTCATACACACCAATGAGAGGCCGTACCAGTGCATTAAATGTGGGAAAACCTTTACAAACTCAACTTCTCTCAAGTCACACCAAAAAATACACTCTGATTTCAAACCGTACCAGTGCCCTCACTGCGAGAAGAGCTTCAACCAGGGATCCCATCTGAAGAACCATCTACTCATACACACCAACGAGAGGCCGCACCAGTGCAGTGAATGTGggaaaaactttataaactcaGCTTCTCTGAAGTCACACCAAAAAATACACTCTGATTTCAAACCGTAtcagtgttcacactgtgagaAACGTTTCCATCATTCGACTCACCGGAAAACCCATGAAAGgattcacaccggagagaaaccGTACCTGTGCTCCTACTGCGGGAAGAGCTTTGCTAGTccatattcttttaaagttcatctgagagttcacactggagaaagacCGTATCACTGTAGTGATTGTGGGAAGAGTTTTTATAAGCTAAGTGACTTAAAAATACACCAGAGAACTCATACGGGAGAAAAACCTTTTAAATGCTCACATTGTAACAGGACATTCACTCGATCAAGTGACCTGAAGATCCATAAGCGATGGCATACAGGAGAGAAACCTTACCGCTGCTCCATCTGCGGTGAGAGTTTCTCTTTTAAATGGGCATTTCAGAGTCACCAGAAGAAACACACTGACCCAGAAACATCATAG